Sequence from the Sciurus carolinensis chromosome 1, mSciCar1.2, whole genome shotgun sequence genome:
GAAATGAGGGAGGAAAGGTTGTATTTCTCTgctatgttttcttttccttttatctaaCAATATTGTTTTCCCCCTTCATATCCCACCAGCTACAAGCTCAGACATACAGATTTTTATGCATCCTCCCAATACCAAAGGTCTTATTATGGACTGTCATTCAGGAGGTTGGTTCCCACAGCCTCAAATGGAATGGAGAGACAGCAGAGGAGAGGTCCTTCTGCCTACATCAAAATCTCACTCACAGGATAGAGACAAATTGTTCAACATGAAGATGACCCTTCTTCTCAGTGATTCCCACCCTGGGACTGTCACTTGCTACCTTAGAAACCCTCTAACTGGCCAAGAGGAAAGAATAAGCTTTGTCTTATCAGGTGAGATCTGTGCCTTTGTTCTTCAAATGATAGCCATTGTCATATGAgatataaacaaaacagaaaaattcccTTGCTTTCTTCATTTGGTTTCCAAGACATTAGTTTCTCTTGGATTTATTCATCATCTTACTTGCTGTCTTCCTTATTCTCTTTgctatattcattattttttactgttttcttgatTTTGGAGTTACCAGGGCATAGTTTTTCAACCTCTTCTCTTTTATGAGTTCATTTCGCCTCATGTCTTTAGAGATCATCAATACGATGATGGCTTCTCACAGTTCATCTCCTGGCCAGACCTCTCTCCCACTCTGTTCTCACCTCCAACTCAGCATCTCAACATAGTCTAGCAAGTATCTCAAGCCATGCATATCAAAAACTACACTCTTCATTTAGTTTACTACCCTCCCaaccacattttatatttttagtttctcaGAATAAAATCCTTAAATTTATCCTtgactccatttttttctctcatattctaTAATACCTGTCAAGAAATAATGCTGTATCCATCTCTAAAACATATCTGGTGTCTCATCACCTCTCACCCCCTCACCACTGCCATCCAAGTCAGACACCATGCCCCTCTGAGTGATAAAATGCCATAGCACCTGAAAGATTCCCATTTCTGCTCTTATTCACATGGCATATGCTCCACATGCAGGCAGCAAGACCCATCTCAAAGACGAGACATAAAACATCACCCTCTTTCAAACCCTGCAgtagttttccattttaattagaataaaattcccCACAATATCCTGCATTGCCCTGTGTTCCTATTACCTATCTGGCCTCATCTTCCGGGTTCTCCTTTGTCCACTCTAGTCACACAGACTCTTTGCTGTCCCCATTCATGCTCCTGCCTTGCAGGTCTTTGCCTTAATTGTTCCCTCTTTCTAGAATGCTGTAAATTCCATTAACTCCCCTTATCTCCTTCACGTCTATGCTAAACTCTCACCTTCTTAATAAGGACTGCTTTGACAAGCCAACCTGAAAAAGTGCAACCTGCTCCCTCCACCTGGGGTCCCCTGTCTCCTCacacttctttaatttttcttttttagtattattactttttaaccCACTGCATAGCttaatgattatatttatattctcttaATGATCTCACTCTTCAAAACATAAAGGTAGggatttttgttgattttattaattGAGACACCCCAACTGCTTCAGTTATTGCATGGCATACAGTACTTAAAGAATCAATAATTGATACTTAAAtgattgaaataaaacaaaaaatgtgccTTGTAAACTAccaagtatatatgtatgtattaagTGTGTGTATAAATTCCTGAAATTGGTGTTGGAACCAGAAGCTGAGAAGTATATTATAACTCACGTATATTATAATAAGAATATTAATTCCCCTAACAGTCTTAGCAATTTACTTCATTCAAAAcacttttgcatttattttctcatttgatatTCAAAAAATAAGCTCATATTATAGTTGTGTTAGAAACAGGAGGACAAATTGTTGAATAAGATAAAGAAAGATTAATCTGCCAACTCTCTGTCCCTAAAGTTCATGGCAGATAtagaagggaaaataatttaCTTGCAACTTCAGTAAATAATAAGAGACATATCTTTTTGAATTAACACTTTCTTAAGTAGACATGTACTTTTCTACAAACCTTTGtcttaaaaagaatttaacaccaactttggggaaaaaatttcCATTCCAGGAAATACTGACATCTCAGGGAGATCTGATGTTCCATTCATGAAATCAGAATGCATGGAAAGAGTAAAAACttgtcataaagaaaaatttaatcttACTTAGGATTTTGTCCCTGCCTGACTTGTGAGTAGGCAAAGGTCTGTTTTGACCTCATTGGGTTGCAGCAAGTGAAAGGGTTTACCTGGGTAAAGAATTAGTTCCAAAGCAGTGGGGGTCTCAGTCCTGTGAAGTATTACATGCATGGAAAACGTCAATGCAATACAGGTTTATGCCACACTAAACATCCAAAATGGCATATCAGAAACATTGATTGGCTCTAGAGCAGCCTCCTGGATTTATTTCCTCATACAGTGTTGCAGGATATAATGTCATGTTCTAGGTATGATAGGAATCTTTCCTCTGGGAAGAAAGACATCagatttgtagaaaaaaaatgacaaggtcATGCCCAATATGCACAAGCCGGTAAGCCAAAGTAGATGCTTGTTCATATCAATAGGagaaaaaattttacataaaatatgtcTTTGAATGTATTTGAGAAGAGTAATGCCAGACCCTAAGAGTACATTGATTGGCAAATTCAGAACTGTACATATTCTCATGGTTTAGATAAGAGGACTGAGGATTGAATCAGAACTGACCTTATTCTAGTACCTGAAAACCTGCATCTGAGTCTTagctctgcctctttcttttaCCCAGGGATCTCATGAAACAGAATGCATGGGAGGAAATACAGAGAGGGGGTTCCCAATCTGGCTTAGGTCTAATATTCCAGGGAGAAGGGGTCTTGAATGGGAATATGAATCAAGATGAATCACCATTTTTAATTGGGTGGGTCCCAACACTCCAAGTTTCCTAAGAGGTAAGATCTGTAACTCTCCATTTCAGATCAACTGTTTTCAcataagaaaatttggaaaattattatggTTACACTTGTGATGGTGCTGATAGCCTCCATTGCATTTCCCAGTGTTGCACTCTGTCGCAAACAACCAGAACGAGGTAAGCAGGTTTGAAGAATGGGAGCTGCGTAGTGGAAGAGGGGAGAGAGCTCTTTGTTCCCAAGTCTGTCTTCTTGAGACATTCTAAACTCTTGGGCAATGTGTTAGACATACGTCCTACACCCGTTTTTTGGTCCTAGATATTTTGCTCTTGTTGCTGGAGCCGCTTACAGTGTTATTTATCTGAAAGCCTGAGCTTCTTGCACCTTAAACAAGTGGAAACCTCTTTCTTACAGTAATAGGCAAACAAACTTGGAAAGCTTTCAATAGCATCTAACACCATTCATACATATTTCTCACTTGTAAATGACCTTGTGAGTAACAGAAAATAACATATTAAACTGCACATTGCCACGAACAGGCTGCATTAGGAAAACAGACCACACAGGGTGAGGTACACTAGTTTTAGTTTAACTAAAGTAAATTTTTGTTTAGCTTGTCTGCTTATTAATAAGTTtcaaggacttttaaaaattatttccctgCTTCATTCAACCTTTTAATGTACTTCTTTCTTTATTGCATTCCTCTTTCTATGTATCTTATGCTTTATTGAGCCTTTTAAGGCCACATGTGTTGTTCTAGATAGCTCTTCAGTGATtgtactgaaatatttttctgtcttGATCTTTACAAAGCAAACTGCCTCCTGTTATTCAACTGTTCCCTTCTGGCATAATTTAACTCctaacattttattctttatctagTAGTTGTTCTTGAATCATTTGAAATGAATCATTTTCAAGGTGTCAGAGTTCATTCTATGGTAGGAATTATCACCAGGAGAGGCTAAAACTTTATTGAGTTTTTACTATTAAGAAACACTATTCCAATAACTTTACAATTATGAAGGTATTTCATCTCTACAATGCAATTTGAACTAAATGTTATTACTATGCCCATTTTCCATATGATGAAAATTAGGCATTTCAAAGTTAAGTATTGCATCGAAAAATCACAAAGCTGATAACAgtaggaaataaaattgaatataaacCAAATAGATTGACTATAAACCACCTTATACTCAATATCCTATATTTTAATCACTAAGTTAAACTGTTCATTTAACTCTCTAGCAGagggatatttttctcttgttgctgGAGCCACTTACAGTGTTATTTATCTGAAAGCCTGAGCTTCTTGCACCTTAAACAAGTGGAAACCTCCTTCTTACAGTAATAGGCAAACAAACTTGGAAAGCACGTAGGCAAACACGTAGTAGTAAGTCTTCACAGcatgaaataatttcatgaaGAGAAGAGACAGCCAAATGATACTACCATGATATGTGCTAAATAGGATTTTAAGTAAGATGTTGTCTGAAGACCTTTTCATTCGTGCTATTCTTGTATCTAAAGATCTTGTAACCCATCTCCTGATCTCTAATGACGCCCACTGATTGATGGGCCAGGTGGAGTAAAGATTAATTGCTTTCCTCCAGTACTGTTTAGCCTCAGCCCAAAACCTGTACCAGCCCTTATTCCTATCATCAACAGCTCTGATATTTCAGTGCTAATCTTTAGTCCTATTATAAATGAATACTTGGAGATGGCATCAAAATACAGCTGTTGCTTTCTTTTGCActttcccccaaatccaaagtGCCTCCCCACCAGTAACCAGTGATTATTAACACCTCTTTTTTCTTCAGGTAAATGCTGCAGCAAGAAATTTCCTTTGTTAGTGGGTGCAGGAATAGTCTTTTCTTCAGTTGTTCTAGATATCGTACTCACTGTCTATTTGTATAAGCATCAAAGAGGTATGTGGGATCAAAAGAGGGCAATttcctataaatattttgtttccaaagGTCCAGTGGCTGTTAAGACACTTAGCCAAAAAGAAGTTATACTTGTTTGAACTACAGGAACAATAGACCCTTGTGCCACATGTCATAGGATTTGGATTCCAGCCTCCTGAATTTTACAGGCTTAATGATACCACACAAATTACTAATGTTTCTGCTcccagagaaagaattttttgaatttaatagtattattttttccccaaatccaacCATCAACCCTTCACcttatttattattctaattcTTTCTCTACTTTTCACCTAAAGGAGATAATAATTCACTATTCTAATTTTTGGGGTCATATATTTCTTATAGAGATTGATGACCCCCAAAATCATAGTGTGAATGTACACCTGAAACTGATCCTCTCCTCATTGGCTCTCTTTGAGTGTGAAATTAAGACAgataattttctaaaagtttgGATAGTTGAACTCAGCATTTGAGATGTGCCATCCATAAGATCTTTGAGGTCCCTGTGGAAATTGTATGTACAAAATAATGACCAATAagataaagtaatttttataataagtCAGTAATAGCCAAAACCACAATGCATAAATCATAAAGTAGGAATGGACTCTTCACAACTGCCAGCCACAGGGATGAGGGATGTGTAGCTGCTACCCAATACCATTTCttctatgaaaataaatgcaaaagaattaaaaggtaTAGATGTTTAGCTATAGATGTCCTGTGAAAAGTGAAAGATAATATGTTGTAAATTCATATTGTTTGTcaacatatattttacaaatcTCTTCTACTACTCTAgcttaccttttctttttcataacagTATTCCttgaaaagcagaaaaatcatttttttttatggtaaagTGTACACAATGAAATAGTTACCATTCTAACTCTAACATTCAGGgatattaagtacattcacattgttctgcaaccatcaccacaatccatCTCCAAAAAACTtattttcccaaactgaaattcCATACCATCAAACAATGATTTCCTATCTTCACCTCCATCCCTGGAAACCAccactgtattttctctctttatagCTTTGCATTTTGTAAGTACCTCACATATGTcaaatcatataatatttgtccatttttaatgggcatattttacttagcataatgtccccAAGGTCCATTCATATAACATATTGAAAAATACCCATCATTTTTAAGGTTGAGCAATATTCCTTTGTATTGCTATAagatacatttattcattcattctctgaTAGATGCTTGGGTTGCTTCATGGTTTAGCTCTTATGCTCAGAGCTACTGTGAACATGGGTAAACAAATATCTCTTCTAAATCCTACTTTCAATACCTTAGGATGTATACACAGATATGAAGCTTTTCTTAGAAACTTTCATATTACCAAATGGGATAATAGCTATCTATAATTGCTGTAGGAAAGTAAGTTTTAATAGGCTAGATATACAGTAGTGAAAAGGGTCACTTAATTGTTGGCAATGGTGCTGCCATCACAAGACGCAGTGACCAATATTATGAGCTGTGGGCTTTTTTCACTTTAGAATCACCCAGAAAAGATACTTTAAAGGACATTTCTGCTCCCGATGACAGTATGACTCTTGGGAATTGTAAGATTTCTTACAATTTCAGAGATTTTGTTCATCTAAGAGTATTCTATTTCACAATATCCCTTACCAGTTGCCAAATTTTCCAGGATCTTCAGCACTAGATAAAGCAGATAAAGGGACAAGTATCCATCTTTCCTTCAGACTCTGGCCAGTCAGAGCTAGCACCATGGTATAGAGCAGAAGAATAGATATCTACCACTTCATAGCCCTCTCCGCTTTAGTCCAAGCATGCTTATCTCCAGGATCATCCATGTAGCCCAACTTCCTTCTCTCCCACTCTCATAACTCCAAAAAGTACAGAATAATAGTAACCTGAAAAGTAAATCTATCATAAATCTTTAATAAAGCACTCCTTTCTGAGTGTCAGCCTTCCTAATTCTTCATGTCTCCCAGTTCCTGCTTCAGATCGACTATTTGCATTGGATGCTATCTGGGTGGAAGATGTGATTGTGGCCCTGTGGGTGCTGATGGTCTTCATCACCATGCTCATTTCTCTTATTTACTTCACAATGAAAGGTAAATGGAATGGGAAATTCAGAATGCATGGTACCTTTGACTGATAACTAGATGTCCAGAAGGGTAACCTTTCTGGTTCTTCTGTCTTAATAACTGGAGAAAGGAATGAAGATCTGTGTTCTATATAAGGATTTGCCGATTGTAGCCTTCTTGAGGTTCGTGGGGTTTCTCCTAGTGCCAATGTTAGTGGCTCAAAATCCATTGACAGTCTCAACTCTGATTACTCAGTTATGACAACTCTCCCAAGTAAATGTGGAAGGCTCAGCTTTGTCTCATCTACAGTCTCTGAaacttttgtatattgatctcTTTGAGAAACACACTCAATTTCTTCTCGTATGATCTCAAAGGCAGAATTGAACATTTAACACCAtagttttctctttcagaaacaTGTGGGTGTCCACAGAGGCAGGACCAGAACATTTATGAACCAATATTCATAAAGGACATATGTCTTTGAAACATTCCCTAActcaaataaattcttcttgTGACAATGGAAGGGAAGATAGAACTAGTGACCCAGGAAGGAAATTTTTACACTTAATTCCTGTGTCCTACCAATAACCTACAATCTTAaagacttctatttttaaaatgtacttggTTAACCAAATGTACATATTCTTTATTACCCTCAGCTTTTCCctcaaataaaatgcaaatccaTGGTGAGTTATTatgcaaaatacaaagaaattattttttccctaaGTAAAGAAGACCCAGAACCCAGAACACAAAAGAACCATCTACTCTGTTTTCATCTTTGCAACCACTGACTGGTTTTCTTTAGATAACCTACTGAGAGCAGAGGGGTGTTCAGTTGTTCAACTAAGACAAGCCAAAATGACAATCCCAGTCACTATTGCAGCAATATTAGAGTTCAGAAGGCTTTCCACTTgtttggtttggatctggaatgtccccaaaagctcatgtgttgggAGATTGATTTTCAAtatagcaaggttcagaggtggggcttttcaGCAATGATTAGGGCTTGGactttatcagtggattaatccacttgatggattaataatttgaatggactgataggtggcaactgtaggcagatgggcaTGGTTGGGGGAGGTAGGGTCCTAGGGGTGTACCCTTGAGGACTATATCTTCTCCCtgtatcttctctctctctgcttcccagttgccatgaactgagaagctttcttctgccatacatttccaccatgatgttctgcctcaccttggtaaTGTTATAGAGCTTCATAGCAAGAACCTCATGAGCATATaatcaaatttgaaaatgatCAGAACAGGTGGCATATTTAAATGCCCTTAgctgcaaaatttttaaataaattagcaAACAACTGCAATAATTAGATCAATTTTGctttcaaaagatttatttttttgtagttacatTCTCTGTACCCTCTCACTGGACTTTAGCTCCTTTTATATGTTGAAAAGTTGATCATTTCCATTCCATGTTTCTTATGTTTCAAAATTTTCCCAGTTTTGGGAGTCAAAAATATGtataagaatatttagaaaaaaatgaaaaaacaaaaagcacagacCCAAGGTAACTTCTGATGTGTCTTGCAATACAATCaccaattttattttgcaatagttGTTCCTAAGTGAAgcacaatataaatttatttttatttaagttatgaGGATTAAAATTGAAAGGAAGAGACAAACACACAGGGGCAAGGAGACAGAATATCTTTTGATTACAATTTTAACAGTGTATATGTTTACTTCAGTTCTGAAGAATATGAAAATTAGGTGAGGTTCTTTTCTTGGGCAAGTTTATTCTTTATAGGCTTCCTCCCAGGAGATATTTTAAGCTAAGGAATTAAAGTTAAGCCATTTCTAAATAAATGTGGTTTCTTGTAGCTTTTCCAACTATCTCTGGCATCTCAGAGGAAGTCAGCATGTTCTCAAACATGTTCTCATCTCAACAATTTGCCTTTAGTAAGATGTGCATTTACTACCTTAAGTAAACTTTATTTCCTTGACAGATCGCATGCAAAGCGAAAGGACAGAACAGATATCAAAGGTCTCATCTGAAACTGTGAATAGAGAGACCACAGTGAAACAAGGTGCTAACCCCTTTGACCGTGCAAATATCCATATGTTCCAATTTCTACGTGGAGGTAAATATACATTTGGGCATTCAGATTTGATTTACAACTCTTGTAAAAATTATGATAACTCAAAAAAGTGATGGAAATACAATAAGATGAGTTAAAGGGATAACAATAAACCCATTAATCTACATGGCAAAATGTAAGTTTTTctctgaaaatagaaataaatgtatttcagtaTTAAAGAAAACTATTATTAAGCCAGACATAAGAAGACAAATAACACATGCTCTCACTCATTTCTGGAAACTAGTAAGTCAATTTTTGTAGAAGAACAGAATGGAATAGTGGTTACTAGAgactgggaagagggaggggaaatggaAAGAGGTTCAGTAAGGGGCCCCAAGACACAGAATGGAGGAATGGCATCTGGTTCCTTTGCATCTTAGGGTAACTATGGGCTAAAACAATCTATGATATATTTCCAAACAGCTAACAGAGTACACAGTtcacaacatataaaaatgatgaatatttagAGAAGTAGAAATGCACACATTTGTGATTTGAAATTAGCACAAACAACTTGAAGAGAAAATGTCAATAATTAATAAGAACAAATTGAATTTTTATCATCTACTGTTTTGGTAGtagtggggatttaacccaagggaactctatcactgagctacatccctgcctttcttatttttattttgagatagggtctcactgagtttcccaATCcagcctcaaatttgccatcctcctgcctcagtcaccccactacctgggattacaggcatgtatcactcTACTCAGTCTATCCCACTTTTTGATTAGGTATTTATTGCAGCTCTGAATGAAATTGTAAAAGATAGGAAGGgtaggagaggcagagagagagaaggagaacaaTTTTTTCTAAGGATGCAAATGAAATTCAATAAGTAAATACAATAAGTTTTCTTACATGgccataaatatattttaaacagatAATGTTAGATAAACATGAGTATatgttaaaaggaaaaactgaagctTAATAACAGtgatataaatttgaaataatcaaaGCAATGGAACATGGAACACTTacttataaatacacacacatacacacacacacacacacacacaactacaaAACCATACCCACCAAAATCCAGGTAATTGTGTCTGAGGAAataaataaggagaagaaagtgtTGTTTAATATTTGActgaatttgaaaacaatttaataCTTTAAACAAAGATATGGGAAGCAAACTTTAGTCTCtgcttaattttgttgatttctgttaAATAGTTATATGTTACAAACCGGAGAGTATTTATtcaaaaacatttactgaatcTTGATAAGAACAACAGGA
This genomic interval carries:
- the LOC124985989 gene encoding putative selection and upkeep of intraepithelial T-cells protein 1 homolog isoform X4, with product MATSRVLFRRHFVVLYLLQMVTPSSEFIVKALKGPILAPFGGQVELSCQLSPPQSAQHMEIRWFRNRYTQPIYLYKEGKDLYGETTSRYVERTELLKDAIGEGKVTLRIFNVSVDDDGQYHCFFRNGDFSEEDITEVKVTATSSDIQIFMHPPNTKGLIMDCHSGGWFPQPQMEWRDSRGEVLLPTSKSHSQDRDKLFNMKMTLLLSDSHPGTVTCYLRNPLTGQEERISFVLSDQLFSHKKIWKIIMVTLVMVLIASIAFPSVALCRKQPERGKCCSKKFPLLVGAGIVFSSVVLDIVLTVYLYKHQRVPASDRLFALDAIWVEDVIVALWVLMVFITMLISLIYFTMKDRMQSERTEQISKVSSETVNRETTVKQGANPFDRANIHMFQFLRGDDNSDGEK
- the LOC124985989 gene encoding putative selection and upkeep of intraepithelial T-cells protein 1 homolog isoform X2, whose protein sequence is MEQTRGILTEDENLHLAKDPYKTAINTEFIVKALKGPILAPFGGQVELSCQLSPPQSAQHMEIRWFRNRYTQPIYLYKEGKDLYGETTSRYVERTELLKDAIGEGKVTLRIFNVSVDDDGQYHCFFRNGDFSEEDITEVKVTATSSDIQIFMHPPNTKGLIMDCHSGGWFPQPQMEWRDSRGEVLLPTSKSHSQDRDKLFNMKMTLLLSDSHPGTVTCYLRNPLTGQEERISFVLSDQLFSHKKIWKIIMVTLVMVLIASIAFPSVALCRKQPERGKCCSKKFPLLVGAGIVFSSVVLDIVLTVYLYKHQRVPASDRLFALDAIWVEDVIVALWVLMVFITMLISLIYFTMKDRMQSERTEQISKVSSETVNRETTVKQGANPFDRANIHMFQFLRGDDNSDGEK
- the LOC124985989 gene encoding putative selection and upkeep of intraepithelial T-cells protein 1 homolog isoform X5 — protein: MEQTRGILTEDENLHLAKDPYKTAINTEEFIVKALKGPILAPFGGQVELSCQLSPPQSAQHMEIRWFRNRYTQPIYLYKEGKDLYGETTSRYVERTELLKDAIGEGKVTLRIFNVSVDDDGQYHCFFRNGDFSEEDITEVKVTATSSDIQIFMHPPNTKGLIMDCHSGGWFPQPQMEWRDSRGEVLLPTSKSHSQDRDKLFNMKMTLLLSDSHPGTVTCYLRNPLTGQEERISFVLSDQLFSHKKIWKIIMVTLVMVLIASIAFPSVALCRKQPERVPASDRLFALDAIWVEDVIVALWVLMVFITMLISLIYFTMKDRMQSERTEQISKVSSETVNRETTVKQGANPFDRANIHMFQFLRGDDNSDGEK
- the LOC124985989 gene encoding putative selection and upkeep of intraepithelial T-cells protein 1 homolog isoform X6, coding for MEQTRGILTEDENLHLAKDPYKTAINTEEFIVKALKGPILAPFGGQVELSCQLSPPQSAQHMEIRWFRNRYTQPIYLYKEGKDLYGETTSRYVERTELLKDAIGEGKVTLRIFNVSVDDDGQYHCFFRNGDFSEEDITEVKVTATSSDIQIFMHPPNTKGLIMDCHSGGWFPQPQMEWRDSRGEVLLPTSKSHSQDRDKLFNMKMTLLLSDSHPGTVTCYLRNPLTGQEERISFVLSVPASDRLFALDAIWVEDVIVALWVLMVFITMLISLIYFTMKDRMQSERTEQISKVSSETVNRETTVKQGANPFDRANIHMFQFLRGDDNSDGEK
- the LOC124985989 gene encoding putative selection and upkeep of intraepithelial T-cells protein 1 homolog isoform X7; its protein translation is MEQTRGILTEDENLHLAKDPYKTAINTEEFIVKALKGPILAPFGGQVELSCQLSPPQSAQHMEIRWFRNRYTQPIYLYKEGKDLYGETTSRYVERTELLKDAIGEGKVTLRIFNVSVDDDGQYHCFFRNGDFSEEDITEVKVTATSSDIQIFMHPPNTKGLIMDCHSGGWFPQPQMEWRDSRGEVLLPTSKSHSQDRDKLFNMKMTLLLSDSHPGTVTCYLRNPLTGQEERISFVLSDQLFSHKKIWKIIMVTLVMVLIASIAFPSVALCRKQPERDRMQSERTEQISKVSSETVNRETTVKQGANPFDRANIHMFQFLRGDDNSDGEK
- the LOC124985989 gene encoding putative selection and upkeep of intraepithelial T-cells protein 1 homolog isoform X1; this encodes MEQTRGILTEDENLHLAKDPYKTAINTEEFIVKALKGPILAPFGGQVELSCQLSPPQSAQHMEIRWFRNRYTQPIYLYKEGKDLYGETTSRYVERTELLKDAIGEGKVTLRIFNVSVDDDGQYHCFFRNGDFSEEDITEVKVTATSSDIQIFMHPPNTKGLIMDCHSGGWFPQPQMEWRDSRGEVLLPTSKSHSQDRDKLFNMKMTLLLSDSHPGTVTCYLRNPLTGQEERISFVLSDQLFSHKKIWKIIMVTLVMVLIASIAFPSVALCRKQPERGKCCSKKFPLLVGAGIVFSSVVLDIVLTVYLYKHQRVPASDRLFALDAIWVEDVIVALWVLMVFITMLISLIYFTMKDRMQSERTEQISKVSSETVNRETTVKQGANPFDRANIHMFQFLRGDDNSDGEK
- the LOC124985989 gene encoding putative selection and upkeep of intraepithelial T-cells protein 1 homolog isoform X3 codes for the protein MATSRVLFRRHFVVLYLLQMVTPSSEEFIVKALKGPILAPFGGQVELSCQLSPPQSAQHMEIRWFRNRYTQPIYLYKEGKDLYGETTSRYVERTELLKDAIGEGKVTLRIFNVSVDDDGQYHCFFRNGDFSEEDITEVKVTATSSDIQIFMHPPNTKGLIMDCHSGGWFPQPQMEWRDSRGEVLLPTSKSHSQDRDKLFNMKMTLLLSDSHPGTVTCYLRNPLTGQEERISFVLSDQLFSHKKIWKIIMVTLVMVLIASIAFPSVALCRKQPERGKCCSKKFPLLVGAGIVFSSVVLDIVLTVYLYKHQRVPASDRLFALDAIWVEDVIVALWVLMVFITMLISLIYFTMKDRMQSERTEQISKVSSETVNRETTVKQGANPFDRANIHMFQFLRGDDNSDGEK